The segment CGGATTGAGTCGGATGGTTCTGCGTCTGAGgtggttgttgctgttgctgctgctgctgtggtgGTGGAGCTTGAAACCTTTGTGGTTGCCGCTCAAACTCTTGCTGTTGAAGTGCTATAGCTAGCTCCAGATCAGAGCTGCAAGCATAGGAGGACCAATGTGGTAGCGTTAGAATTTAGGTAACACATGCAAAGTGACTCAGGAGTCATCTATGATGATTCAGCATGTTGAGCACATTCAAAATCACAGTAAGCCATATATTGGTCATTCAAGTACATGCTAAGCCGACAGTCCAATACACAGTGACAGCAAAACCATCAAATAGTCGAAGTTCAAGAAAGTTATGGCGCTTGGTTAACAGCAACAATCAACAgatcagaaaaaaaaactatagcTTAAACTAGCATATCTTTATAGCCCTACTGAGTACTGACGGACATTTTTTGCAAAGTACCATTCATACAAGATTCACATAGTTGCAGAAATCCAACTAGAAATATTGTACACACACAACAACAATAAAGCACATTAAGAAAAACAAGTAGGAAGAACATACTTTCCAGAAGTGTTGTCAAATTGAGCAAGATAATCCTGTGAACAAAGATAAATTTGAACTAGTTATCATTAATTCCTAATAAGAAACTACAACAGTTTATTGATGTTATACATACAGCAGTACTCGTCATAGCTTGCTGTTCATTCCATGAATCATTTCTTGGCGTTTCAGCCTTAAATGGTGTGAAGTTGCTAGTAAGAAAAACCCCATCTCCATTAACCTAATAATTGTCAGTTGAGAAGAAAAAGATCAGTACAGATTTTGATCTCAAGCGAGAATTAAAATAATCACAGAAGGAGTTAACATACCTCATCCAACCTTTGCCATACCAAATCAGTTTGGCTTATAAAACCTTGATCAGTTGCTAGGAGATATAGACTTCCGTTGTACTGCAGaataaatatagataagaaACAAAGACAGCTCCAGTTCAAGTACTCAAATACTGACAAAACTAGTATACCTTGAACATGGTGTTGAAGTGGTTATTACGGAAGAAGACACAAAGCTCACTTTCGTTAAGTCCCTCTTGTAAACAGAAGAGACTGCGACATTGAAATTTGACAATGTGATAAATGAGAATCCATAAATGAGAATCCAATTGAGAACATGTATTCAAACCATAGATTAGAAATATACCCATAGACAGTCAGCTGGTTAGCAGTGGTCTGCAGAAAATTATCAATCAGTTCCCCTGAAAATAAATCAATTTAAGTATGAAGCCAAATATGGTAATTCTCGTATTATACAAAGAGATTCACACGTGTACAAAAGtcaacacccccccccccccccacacaaaaaaaaaacaaaactcacATTGATGTTCTGTGGCCTTGTCATCCACAGAAGGACTGCTTTCCCCAGTAATGTCAGCCTGCTCAGCAAGAACCACCTCCCCCTCATACACTGGCTCTTGATTTTCATACACCATATTTGTGGCGCCAAGTATGTGCTCTTCACCTTGGTATATTGGTTCACATTCCTGAATGCTTGAAGGTAGAGGCTCAGAATTATCTAATGAATCACTTTCCACATCCAGTTCTGTTGTAGCATGACCTGGAACAGCTCCACAAATTGCAACTGACGAGTCACAAGCAGCCTCAGTATCTTTAGACTGGCCATGAATTTGTACATCAAACTGTTCTCTGCAGGTTTCTTTATCACCTTCAACAAGAGTAGGAACAGCAGGTTGGTGGTCACTGGTAGCAAAGGATTCATGGGATGGACAAGGAGTAGATTCTGAAGATTGAACGGGTATATCAAGGTCCCCTGGTAACACATTCTTTATTCCACTGTCCTCTGGTTCTTTAGATGTCAAAGTTTCTTGGGATTCTTCAGGCACAACTTCACTGCCATTAAGAGCACCATTTGTGATGGAGGCATCATCACTCACAGCATGATCGCCATGTTCCTCTCTTTTTGCAGCCCCCACCACCTCAGGTGCTTCTGACTGAAAACTCTCACTTTGTGGTGCCTCCATGTTGGACGATGAATGACTATGTGAAGTGTCAAAAGAAACTTCTCCATCAACTGCATCCCCACTTTCAGCTTTGGATAGATTGAGGACCCTCATCAGTTCCTCTTCTTCCTCAAGGTCACCTCGCCTTTTATGTGGTTCAGTTGAGTTTGAGAGAGTAAGTTCATCAAATGATCTCCCACGAGAAACACTGGGAGACGGAATCTTTAAAGCTGCAGTTGTTGCGGCAGCAAAATCAACAGTTTCTTCCTCCACATGTTTATTTTCTTCTGTTGGTTTACCTGACTTGAATTCAGCAAGTCCAGAAGCAAGAGCATTGTACGACTTTGATCCAATAGCAGTAGCAGTTTCAGTATCCTAAATAAAGACAATATGAATCAGCAGTGGTAAGCAGGTGGCTTGCAAGTTGCAAAATGAACTGTCTTTTTATCTATTGTATTGGAAAAATTACTGGGTACTACCAAATTAGTAAGGACCGTCCATTCTATTTAATCAAATGGCTAAGAATAAAGGAGATGACCTATTACCGGCAACAGGTCATTCATAACTATTAAATGCATCTTAATGATTTTCAATTTGAAAGCTTAGAAAGTAATGTATCTGTAACATGTACATATTCATTTTTTTCCAAAGCGAGGAACACCACCATTTCAATCAGAAATACAAGTTTACCGACCAGAATCAGATAACGAGAGGAACGTGACATGGCAGGCCCATACATAGAGTAACCTACAAACAGATCCAACATGTATGATCTTTTGTTCATATAAACATTTGTCCATGTCTACTGTTTTGTAGTGAATAATTGCAGAGCTAACACAGAATGGATCCAACGTGTAATACAGGTGGGTTGTGAGAATACAAGATAAATGTTGCAGGTGAGTGCTAAGTAACAAAACTATTTTTGGGTCATATGTAATATAAAATGTGTCAGAAGTGACAAGGAACAAGTATAATTGGCGGTAGTAGACAAAATTAAATTCAACCTGTGTTGTGTTCACAGATATTTTGTCAAGATAACGTGGTGGACCTTGCGTGTTATTTTTTCCAAACCGAGGATAATCCCATTTCCAATAAAAAACAGAAAACTTGCCTGTTAAATTGATGGACACGTTTCGAATTTTGACGGTTTCCTAACTGATGGACACAACCAACCAGTTTCAAATTTTGGTGGTTTCCTAATACCCATATCAGGGGACAACTTCTCTACGTAGATAAATTCGGTCAGTAATTAACTTTCCTTTTAAGTCTTTCCTAGTGCAACCCTGTGAGGGCACCAGCTGCAACCGGTTAATTGGAAACTACTTTTTTAATTGCACTAGTCCTTTCAGAAAGTGGATAATCTAGGTCTGCACACGTGAGTATCTTAAAAGAGATCATTATGTAGACTATACAATTTTAGGCAGACATAAATATCGAACCAGAAGTGAATCAACAACACAGAGGCAGGTAGTCACAGGGTATGGATCCTAGACTAACGATCGCTTTGCATAAGATAGCAAACATACCACATTCTGGAAAAGCGTGTGTGCCTGCGCATGCACGTGCACACACACAAAGACCTACCAAGCCAATGGCATAACCCAATTATGGAAACAAAGGGACTTTCTACTAGGACTAAAAGAATCAGTTGTATCAATTAAACTACAAAAAACTATCTCATAACTATGTCGGATGGTTTAGGCGATGGATTAGAATGATAAAGTGAGTGCAATATTTAGGAACAAAATGACATGCACAACTCTAACTGACATCAGCAACATCACAAGATAACAAAGGCCTATAGCATTTTTGCTATGTGGAAAGATAGCACACCTGAGGGTCCACTATCCATCCATGGTATAGCGGGATATCCAGAAGATCAAATATAGCACGTTCTCGGGTGAACTCAAAGTCATCAATCCTGCAACATACAGACCCCAGTAAGCATCAAAATAAACATGTCATCACAGGCGCACGTAACAAAAAACTGGTCAACAAGCCAAAAACCCTTACGCACTTCCTGAACATCACGTTCACATCAATGCCTGTCGCGAGGCGAGGAAGAAGATCAATGGCATCTGCGACATTCTGCTCCCGGTTGCGAACATACTCCTCATCCTTGTCCTATGAATTGCAACTCGAAACCATTAAGACACCAAGAAATGCCAGAACCAGCAACCCTAACTACTAGATTCCAGCCCGCAAGCTGCTGCTGCGTCCCAAAACAACCCCGTTCCCGCATTGATCGACCCCTAACACAAACAATCCATCCGATCTCGCGAGAGCTAGAGACGAACCTGTACGGCGATGTTAGGATCGATGAGGCGCTCGGCCACGAGCGAGAGCAACTTCTGCTGCGACACCTCGCCCTCGTCAGGGTTCAGGCTGATCACATTCTTCAGCAGAAGCACGTTACCTGCACAAACGCGCACCGGTGGCATGAACATCGCGGGCAGACACTAGGCACGCGGCGAACCCGCGAGGGTTCGGAGTCGAACTGGAGGGTGGGGAAGGAGCTCACAGATTGCGAGGAGGGGGCAGGGCCCGTTGTCGTTCTGGTAGACGATGGGCGTGCGTCGTCCGAGGAAGTCGACGGCCCTCGTCCGGTGCATCACCTCGGGCGGCTCGGTAGGCTGGGGCAGGGGAAGGGGCTGGGGATCCGCCTCCGCCGCGCCCGGCGGGGCCACCGGCGAGGGGAGGTGGGGCGAGGGGTCGGACGACATGGGGTGCGGATCTCCCACGCGTTCGCTCGCCGCGACGCGGAAGGGAGGGAGGTCGCCggaaccctaaccctagggCGACGCCGCGGGGGTCGCCGCCGCAGGAGgaggcgcgcgcgcgcgtgcggTGTCGACTAGTGGATTGGAGAAGGCGAGGACGGCGGAGATGGGGAGGGAGGggaatagggccttgtttagttggcaaaaaattttgacagggaatcttgaaattttttagtaactaaacaaggcctagaataCGAGGCAGTGGGTGGGGGTCGGCTGGGAGAAGGTGGGCGAATGGAGGGTGTATTTAGCAAAACAGTAACCGCCTGTGTTTTTGCAGATTAGTCCTTCGTTAATCGTtagtgagttttttttttggattggtGCCTTAGCTTCGAGGTTTCTGAGAGTTTTGCAGTTAGGGCCTGCAGTTTTGATGATTAGCGGTGATGTGTACTGTAATATTTGAGGAGGTGGTAGTGCTCTTGTAGATAGTTCATTGCTACTAACACAAGTTTACCGCAACGCGGCTGCAACGACTTGCAATTGCAACTAACAAACTTGATGACTAATCCAAGTAGATTTTCCTTTTTGAAAGTACAAGCACTTTGCGTCTTTGTCAAATGTCTAAGGAAAAAAATGATACATATTGATTATTCATATTTCTCAATAGCTAGAAAAAATAACTCTTATGAGGATTTCCATGGCTAGTGTAGTGGACCATGAGATACATATAGCAATCTAGTGTTGGCGTGCAAGCGTGGAGGTGATAGAGTGTCTCAAATAGGGCAAATGAAGATACTCGAGTTAGTAATAAAGGAGTAACGACAAACGATGATTTTGACCAAAGGAATGTCATAAAATACGAGAAGCCGACAAGACGAGGGCGCTTTTGTTCTCGATCACATGAAATGTAGCCTTTCCCTAGATTTAATTGCCTACGACATTCGTTACCTATAACGACATAGGGGAAACGTCCTCCATTTTGTCATAATGTGATGCCATAAACCAAACCTAAGAGCTGCCGAAAGTTCACGCGACTACCCCCACTCGTTGCACCGAGGATCCTTTTGGCGCCACTCAtaggaaaataaaaactattgCACTCGGGAGCTCTTTGGCTTAACTGGGATTTGCTAGTAAATTGAAGGAAAAGGAAACATGCAATGACAAGGTGGCACACAAGTAAACTTTGCTTTGGTAGTTTAAGGTAAGTGATCCATATAACTTTAGTTAGTATATATAGTAGCCTCAACCATGACCTAAAACACAAAACACATGGGTGCTATGTGGACAAAACATATATCGTTAAAAGGAATTAACCGTCATGTCAGTGACAAATGGAAGAAAGAACTTTGACAAGGAGTCATTACAGCTCGTGACCTTAGCTTGAGCATAGAGTCTTGGAATGGTGTTGAGGGGCCTAATCAAGAGAAAAATGTTATAAATAGATGTCACTTGAAACACTGATGATACACCTTGCTTGATTATTCTAGGACGTGTGTCTGATCACTGCTATTCTAGATCGACCAATATATACTATACATAGTAAAagatatgtatatatacattaGTCCATCTAGATGCACAGTAAAAAAACATATACACACATATAGAAAAGTCGGAACAATTTATGATTTTAGAACCCAGCAGGGAGTAGCTTTTATTTGCGCAATATGATTAGTATATACACGAATGCTTATAGGAAAATTATTTTGCAGGGGTAGTGGGCACTGCCCATGTTGACTTGAAcataggcctcgtttagttcacccccaaaacccaaaactttttaagattttctgtcacatcaaatcttgcagcatatgcatagagcattaaatataaataaaaataaaaagtaattacacagtttgtctgtaaatcacgagacgaatcttttaagcctaattactctatgattggacaatgtttgtcaaataaaaacaaaaagtgctacaatgtcgttttcctaaaattttttggaactaaacaaggccatagttcaCCAAGACCCCCAAGTGGAGCATAAACCCCAGGTGACAACGAAGACACGAGGTAGCAGTGAAAGATGCAAACGGCAGCACACAGCATAGAGGAGTCCTGATGATCATCTGGAAAAGGAGATGACACGACAGTGACTTGCCGTTGCTGGACCGACCTCTCTTCACAGTCCACACGCAGCGGatccgatcgatcgatcgatcgatctcgGCCGGACGCACGTCACGTACGTCGTCGTTTcctttgtttggaatttggataCACGCTCGCTGGCTCGAGTCTTTCTTAACACTCAAGGAAGGAAGAGGACGCGCTTTCCATCCGGGGCTTGGCGGAGTCGTGGTCGTCAAGTCCAACGGACTCGCTCAGCCAGCAGGCGCCCGGACCCCGCCCCAGCCCGTAGTACGTTTCCTCTGGGTCTTGGAGCATCTAAAGCAGTACGAGAAAAATACCAACCAAATCCTGCAGGGGCGACCAAGCAAAATAGCATGCGCTGCAGTCGCTATCCATCTCCGGCCGTTGCAACGGTAAGGAGCGCGCGGTGGTCGTCGATCGTGAACTGGATCGGAGCGCGCGCGGCAGCAGGTGAGGTGATGACCCCTTTCCGCTTTGCACGCAGCACGCGCCATGTCGATTATCTGGTCTGCTGGCGCGAGGATTATGCTTGCTGATGCTGATTGCTGCTGCAACTGCGCGCGCACCTAAAACCACGTGACCCGCGCCCCGCCGACAGAGAAATGGTGCCTCCAGCAGCAAGGCGCTTTGGGATGAATGACGGTCCATTAATTTGCCGAACAATGCCTATCAAAGCCTTGCCGAATCCGCCCAGTTAACACGATCGGCTCGTCCTTTCATATACAGggcctccttttttttttctcttgatTGAAGAACCAGAAACGTGGAACATGATCAAGTTCCTCGTTTCGAAAATATTCATTCATGTTCTTGACTTGGAAACAATGACATTTTCACATTATAAAGTATCCCCCGAATGTCCATTTCCATTCCGGTTCCTTTTTAGGAACATGGCTATACTAGGTAGGGATACTCCATCGGTCCTAAAAATAGAAAGAATATGTATGTTATCAATGAACATTACTACTATTAAATTAATAACAAAGTATATTTTTTATAGTAAACTTATTCGAGACATACATTAGCACTATTTTTTATAAGATTTCTAAAATTTCTTTAAAAAATTGTCTCGGTTTAAATTTAGAATTGTATTTTTTGGGTGGATGGAGTACATGTACATATAGATTTCAAATTTTGGCTACTACATGTGCTACACCGAGAGCTGCTTTTTTTTAAAGCCGTTTTTTCTCATTACTCATTGGCTAAcaaattattagcaacaattacaaTTATATCATTAGAGACAGAATTAGAGATGATCCACTCACCTTCAGTACACATATAACCCAAACTAGGCAACTCGTGAGTGGCTTCATTACAAGatctactaaggccttgtttagttcacatcaaaaatccaaaacttttcaagattttcgccACATCGAATCtcgcggcatatgcatggagtattaaatatagatgaaaacaaaaactaattgcacagtttgcatgtaaatcgcgagacaaatcttttaagcctagttactccataattggacaatgtttgtcaaataaaaacaaaaatgctacaatatcaaaatccaaaaacttttcggatctaaacaaggcctaacatgaACACACCCAAAACTAGTAAAATTTGATCTAGCCTGGAACTTCATCACCTCAATCAAATGACCCAAAGCCTGATTCATCATACGCAGCCGAACCAGAGCGCTCACAACCTCCTGAGTATGTGTCTCCAAAATAACCTGACCAATGCCCAAGTTAGCCACTATCTGCATTTCCTGAAGGCagcaggcattgtttagttctccctaaaaacaaaaactttttaagattttccgtcacattgaattttgcagcacatgcattgagaattaaatatagatgaaaacaaaaactaattgaacagtttgcctgtaaatcgggagacgaatcttttaagcttaattactccatgattggacttttttgtcaaataaaaacgaaagtattatagtgttaaaatccaaaattttttggatctaaacaaggcctaaattcatATTGAAATACACCGGGAGCTGCTAATAAAAGCTATATACGCGAAAACGTTTGAAATCACGGGAAGAAAAGCGGAAAAAAGAGAGATGATCGTTAATGCACCGCAAAATGGAAGTGTTAGACATGGGCCTTGAAGTACTGCCATACCATGGGGCGGCCCAGTGTACGCACTTTCTCTCTCATTGGCCGGGCCGTCAGGTAGGAAGCCCAACCCAAAAGCGCCCATTTCGTGAATTACTCACCGTGATGCGGCCCAGCCCAGTTTTTCCAACGTGTCGCGGATACGTCGCCTGCGTGCGCActcctcatcgtcgtcgtcgtcgtccttacTCCTGACGTCCTCGCTCGCCCGCCGCCCGCAACTTCTCTGCAATTTTGCGGGTTGCGGCCACCCTCCCcacgccccccccccccacacacacaccgcCGTCGCTCGTGAGCCCGCGCGCACGTGCCTCCTCTCCGGCGCGAGCCTCGCGATCTAAATGGGTCTCGTCGAGCAGGTGGAGGCGGCGAGGCACCCGTACATCGCCCGGCCGAGGTAAACGCGCTCTCCTGCCGCGCTCTGCTCGCTACACGCTACTGCGGTAtcgctttttcttcttctcttttttctcCCCGATGCGCTGTGCCGCGAAGAATTTGTTCAAACGTGTTCCGCTGCAGATATTAAATTTTGTTTTTTCAGGTGTCTGAATAGGGAGGATCAGATGGTGCATCGATGCATGCCTCGTTGGGAAGGACCGGAAAGTTGGTCGTCTCTCTTTAACCAATTAACGAATGCTGCTCAGAAATCCTGTCGGCTGCTACAGTTCGCTGTAAATTTAGCGTCATGTCTGCTTTTTTAGCTTTCACTTGCTGATCACAGGGAGAAGTAAGACAAGCAGACACAAAATAACTCTCCTTTTCACCAAGAAATGCAGTGTCCATAATATGTTATTCGTCTACCATAGAGTGAGTTTGATTTGATATGATATCTGTTGGAACTTGGAAGAGTGGATATGCTTTAACAGTTTGTGACTTGAGATGTTCATTTTCGGCTTCGTGCAGGTCATGAACCTGTAAAAGATCGATTCCTTATCAGGAGTAATGATCACCGGCAAAGTGGCAAACGAAACATGTGTGCTTCGAGGTCTTGAGGATACAATCAGGTAACATTTGCTTCGAGGACTATTAAAGGATTTGTCCCATTTAGTTGATGCAACTAGTAATTACCATCTTTGCATGCATTGACTGCTTAAGAGCCCTAATGACACATGTGCAGAATACAAGACCTTCttcattttgttttcttttctagcTTGACTTCACGATTTGACGACCTAGCGGtcgcaagaaaaagaaaaacgctAGATAACTGTCTGCCACTATTACCTTGTTATTGTTTTTAGTTAATCACTTAATCTTAAGTATATCCTCAGAATTTTGTCTCAAGTGTTCACTTAGGTGTGGATACAGACATATTGTCTTCTACAAATCAGTTGCCGAAAGTGAGAATTTAATTAGAGAATATGCATCATGCATGTCATGAAAGTGAGCTTCAGGCATCAATGATAACTGATAAATGGCTGTAGTTTGATAGAGAAAAGTAATGTTTCCATTATGGACCCAAATGACATTATTTCTCTTAAACCGAAACAATGTGGACTCCATCATAAGGACTGTCACATCTCAGAAACTGCCAAAAAAGTGAAAGCGTCTTTACTCACAAAGTCACAAGTATGCTGTACTGTATACTGCACTTATTGCGGCTTCCCTGAAAGATGCATGTTTACTAGAAGCTAATTGCATCAATCCCTTGGATGTGAGCCTGAGAGGTTAGGAACAGACTACTAGATGAAGCAAAACAGAGATCTTGTTGCGGGAACCTGTTCATGTTTTTGCCATCTGAACCTGAGTGTCATATCAGTGTTTCAGCGTTGTTGCTCTATTATATAATATatcagtgttttttttttctttgtttccaGAACAACTGTTTAGGACTGTCAGGACCAGTATTTAAACCTTGTACTAGAGAGGTATAGAATCCTGTTATATGTTTGTATTGGCAGTATAATTACTAATGTGAATTTCTCTGATCGCTTACATAATATTGTTGTCTTGCTCCTGCTTTCTCATCTTACCTACTGGAGTAAAACATGTAAATTCTTGAAGTGGTAATGCCACCAATCTCAGTAGTAATTCCATCAGGCATGCTACATGGACACTCATTGCACAACCCATTAAAAGCACGTGATAAAACATCACTTATTGATGGTGTCATCATCCTTGTCAGGAATGTGGTGCAGCGTCTATGTTCCTCTTTTAGGCCTGTTTGGTATAggtcacaacagcttcatgagctgttttttttgccaaacacttatttccaaaacagcttcatgggtgaagctgtttttcccctcctctcacaaaaacataagttggatgaagctgaaaaaaattagcttattgcagcttctccttcgtttctctctctcaactatgcatgaagtagttggtgaatctattttgccaaacactttttccaaaacagcttagcttcatctagaaagtcactcatgaagctattttctaaaaaaacagctttactagtgaagttgagctgtgccaaacaagcccttagttTTGCGCTTATTGCGATAGGATCCGATATACGCACGCTTGCTCAGCGTTGTTGTTCTCTTtgtgcctctctctctctctctctctaatactTCAGTTTGTAAACCATCACTGGTACCAAAACTTAGTTGCCCTTTTACCTTCTGGCTTCTGAAATGACCTTCCGCTTCGCTGTACTCTCGCCAAATGGTAACAGCTTAATTGCAGCTCTGTAAATCTGTAGTAGACAGAGTAGCTTTACAATACCAATGCAAAACACAAGTAGCCCTTGTTGGTAGTTTCCACTTTTTCCACAAGAAAGAAACAAATGGTGGGGCGAGCTGGCTCACCAGGTTGCTCCCTCTGTCCCTCACTTTCAGATAATCAGTCCAGTAGAGGCTTGCTTCCCCCTCCTGTTTCCATTAAAAAAAAACCTTTTCAGATAATCAGATTGGTACAACCACGGATCCATTCCCTTGCTCTGTTTTCATTTCCTCTGACTACACACCTCTCTATCTGCAATTTTTTTTCTCACTGGATGCCTCTTCATTCTCTGCAGATGAAAACGACTCTCCGGAACACCACCGCAAATAATTGGGAACAGCGAGCTGGCTGTCACTGTGTGGTTCAAAGTCCAGACTCCAGACCAGACCACGGGCTGGGCGCGGACCGCGGGGCGAGCAAGGACGGCGGACAGGCACGCACGAAGCCAcgaacgcacgcacgcacgcacgggcGGCGCGGGCTACAGGTACTGGTACAGGGCGCCACCCCCACCGGCCGCTCGCCGTGTGCACGTGTGCATGAACTTGTCCTCCCGGCGTTCCATCACGCATTCATGCGCGCCGCGGCTGTTGCCGATTGACTCGGCGCTTGCTTGCCCTTGCCCGTGGCGTCGGAGGGGACATCGGGGGTGGCCCGGAGCTGGAGCTGGCGGGGCGCGCGCGGCCCGCCGGAGACACGGCACATGCTGCCCGCACGGCGTGCGCAGTTCGCGTCGCCGCACTGCTCATCAGGAGACGCGCGCACTGCTTGCTTGCTCCCGTGCTGCGTGGGGCGAGGGGCCAGAAGGCTCAGGTCAGGGCTGGGCGTGCGTGCGTCCTCCCAATCCCAACTACAGTCACGCGGTACTCGCCCAAAAGCTTCTCTGCCGACCcagtcttgctcttgcattggAGCTGTTCGTGCCTGCCTGGTGTGTCCAGTTGGGATGCATGCAGTGCGGTGCGGGGCAGCTGAATTTGTGGTGCAGGGCAGGGCATGAGTTCTTGAGATTGGTTTGCTTGCGCCAAcactggtatatatatatatatatatatat is part of the Sorghum bicolor cultivar BTx623 chromosome 10, Sorghum_bicolor_NCBIv3, whole genome shotgun sequence genome and harbors:
- the LOC8064982 gene encoding ubiquitin carboxyl-terminal hydrolase MINDY-1, giving the protein MSSDPSPHLPSPVAPPGAAEADPQPLPLPQPTEPPEVMHRTRAVDFLGRRTPIVYQNDNGPCPLLAICNVLLLKNVISLNPDEGEVSQQKLLSLVAERLIDPNIAVQDKDEEYVRNREQNVADAIDLLPRLATGIDVNVMFRKIDDFEFTRERAIFDLLDIPLYHGWIVDPQDTETATAIGSKSYNALASGLAEFKSGKPTEENKHVEEETVDFAAATTAALKIPSPSVSRGRSFDELTLSNSTEPHKRRGDLEEEEELMRVLNLSKAESGDAVDGEVSFDTSHSHSSSNMEAPQSESFQSEAPEVVGAAKREEHGDHAVSDDASITNGALNGSEVVPEESQETLTSKEPEDSGIKNVLPGDLDIPVQSSESTPCPSHESFATSDHQPAVPTLVEGDKETCREQFDVQIHGQSKDTEAACDSSVAICGAVPGHATTELDVESDSLDNSEPLPSSIQECEPIYQGEEHILGATNMVYENQEPVYEGEVVLAEQADITGESSPSVDDKATEHQWELIDNFLQTTANQLTVYGLFCLQEGLNESELCVFFRNNHFNTMFKYNGSLYLLATDQGFISQTDLVWQRLDEVNGDGVFLTSNFTPFKAETPRNDSWNEQQAMTSTADYLAQFDNTSGNSDLELAIALQQQEFERQPQRFQAPPPQQQQQQQQPPQTQNHPTQSGRSGLVVGPRRSNVPPPSRSESKKERCIVM